The segment GCCCGGAGAGCGACCAGCGACCAGCCGCCCGCTACACACCGAGACGGCCGGGCCGCGGGCCAGACAGACACCCCGCAAGGGCTGCTGGGATCGGAAAAGACTTGGTCGGAACTCCACGGCTTACAACAACGCCCCCTACGCAGCCTGCAAGTGGGCGGGACGCCGGCCACGTGACCGCTCCGGGCCGCCATCTTGGCTGCGGGCGGCTTCGCCCGGAGGTGCTTCACAACCCGCTCATGCAGCTCGCTTTGCGCAGGGTTGGCGCTTCCAGGCCCAACCAAAGATGGCGGCTCGGAGCGCGCGCCCGTCTCGCTCTGTCTCCATGGTGATCTCCCCTTGTCGTGCCCCACGCACGCGCCGCTCCCAGCCCGCACCATGGCGGCGCTGGGCCGCAGCGCCCGGGACTGGCTTTACTCGCTGGTAGGTGCCCGCGCCGCCCCCCGGCCCAGCGCACGGAGCCGGCCGACCCCACCTTGCGGGGGGGGGACGCGCCTGCACCACCCCCTCCCCGGCGCGGAGCGAGCCCGGCCCGGTCTGTTAGGAGAGTGCAGCAAAGCCTCGGCTCCGTGCGGTCCCTGGCCGCTGGCTGGGGGAACGGGGCGCAGCCCTGCGTGGGGAGCAGGTACCGCACGGACGGTTCTGCCCTTCCAGCTGCCCTTGGAGGCCCGCCTCCTACGGGACAACCCCGGGGCGCCGTTACCCTCTGCACCGTGCACTGAACCTAATTCCATCAAGCCCTCGGTTCCAGGGCCTAGGAAGCCAGAGATCCTGCCTTCCTTTGAAGCACTGAATGCCAGGGCTCAGAGCCAGAAAAGACCATGCTAACGCAGGCAGGTACTATACCAATCCTGTCCCCACCATTACCCTATATAATCAGTATTTCAGTAGTGTCTGGCTGGACACCTCAAACTTTTAGGCCAGGGATGGTAAATGATGACCATTTTACAAATAGTTTAAATATCAGACCAATATTCAATGCAGGTAAACATTTTTATTGGTAATGCGCCATACCTACCTTTCCAAACATTATATATTTTCTTCTAACAGATTCTTCTCACCATTGTATTACTTTCATGGGGATATGTTATTTATGCAACAAGAATAGCGGCTCGGTGGCAACTTGAGAAGGACTACCCTGATcaaatgttgaatttttaaaggaaacattACAGATTGACTGCAGCTGGATTTTCAAACCTGAACACATGTAAAACCAAATTTGAGGACAGAAAAGATTTCCAGATTACCAGTTTAAGTTAGGACCTGACCACAAAAGTTTAACAGTGGCAGAaggcttcaagaaaaaaaaaatcaagcttccTGCACAATTAAAAGGATCAACAGAAATACAGGCAATGCATGTTGTGTGACACTGAGTTTTCTTAACAAATATAGAAAATGAGCACCAGACTAAGAAGCAGCCAAGGAAGAACTGTACACCAAGTGTATGTTCAGTTCGTTTGCAGAATGTCTTCTCTTTTACAGACAATGTCTTTGCTAAAGATTTTGTAATGTTTAAAATATGGTACACATGTTTATGTCCAGCAGTATGGCAGTAAGTAACATTATTTAAGGGTGATTCAACATTTTCCTTCAGTTCATATTAGTAGTATTTGGCCCTCAAAATAGTTTTATTCAGCCATTGTCAGTAACAACTTATACATAGCAACTCTTTTTCCTATTAAATTTGATTGTGGTAAAGTTTTTCATTGATGGATTAAGCAAGTGTAACTGTAGCAGCCTCAACCGAGTTGTGTTTAGAGGTCCGCAGATGTGTCTGGCATCTTGGCTATGTCTAGTAAAGTGCTAGTCACATACGTTACAGTGACATAACTCATACTATCTTCTAGTGATATGGTGTGCTTACCTTCAGGAATAGTCAGGTCCAGGGTGGCTGACGAATTCTAGAATACTGCTAGTCAATAAAGTGGATTGAGTATTTGAAATAGGGTTAGTTCCTGACAGGAACAAGTATTCATAGAAATGTGAGTACGAATCACTATTTGTCACAGTTCGTTTCTGTTTACTCATCTTATTTTGCTGTTGATTCATACAATTAAAGCTATCATGTTTTACCAAACCCTTTTCATACAATTCTTTTTTGCAACATGATCTGTAAGATTTTGTAGTTTATAAATGTTACAATATTGCTTGAGTGTTCATAGTTCAGGTAGGACTTCCACAATGAATGAAACAAAGAGGCTATGTAAAataatcttaataaaattatttctcAATAATATCTGACTTAAAAGTAGGACAGTTACTTTCCAAAATCCTTTCTAAATTTTACTGCACTTGTGCATTACCTGCTGAGCTGATATGTTTTTTTGCCGTGTCTTCCTGTTTGGTTAAATACAATTACATGAGTAGAGATACATAATTGGTTGCTACAATGGATAAAATACAGATAATCTGTTGCCTATTAAGACAAAAAAAGGTTGTATTACTACTAGTACATTGGACTGAAAGCCTACTTCTAGAGTCCATTTCATACAGTCAATCATGAACAGTTTGTTACTATGAGAGTAACTTCCTTAACTAGCCATTTATTCTCTGCCCTAAAGAAAGGTCTGGAGATGGTGTTTTCTATTCCTGCTATACCTAGAAGGAAATAAGATAACATGAGTGTCTCTTGAAAATGACTTTATTGTTTTATATACATATCTGGAgatatttaacacatttttataGGAACAAAGATAGAGTTTATAACCTTCAGTGATGACCAGTAGGCTCTTCTTCCATTGGTgggattatttctcctgtctctAGAATTCTGTCACCCTAATGAAATCAGAAAGATTATGGTGAATATTTTGTCATGGGTCACATTACTATCTAAAATATATAATATGCAAGAGCATAAAAGTACTATTATTTTTATGAGAGCGCCAATtgagtgaggcaatatcttttaatTGGATCATCTTCGGTTGATGAAACAAGTTTTCAAAGGAATATTATCcattctgaagaaaataattgaTGCTTCTAAAGGTCTATATCACAATGTTTTTCTTAGTCAGCATTTAACATTTCTTTGTACCAAGTGCCCAAAGTACTGAatagttattttaattttattcccTGTACCACTGTTGCCCTCACACACCCACCTCTCCCTtcccatttgttttctttatctaTGAGGCTGACATGTtacaagaaaatatttattttaattaacttaCTGGGAATACTTTGGGCTTCACTGTAATAACACCATATGGCATTTTCTGCAATAAAAAACAGATTAGTCAGGAtaagctttttttaaagatggctgATTAGAAAAAGCTGTTTTCCATATTGCCAAAAAGGTGAAGCATTGATTACAATTAATATTAAGCAGACCCACTTCTCCCCACTAGGTTACTCTTAGTTTAAAACCAAAAGTATAGAGAATAAAAACACCTCAAACAGGACAAGTCTTCAAAATACTTTATAAATGAAAAGGCTCTCCCAGGGTAAAGAGCCACAGGTGGCCTAATAAGAGTGTTCACTGAATCGTGGCTCAGTGATAGTGTTATTACTTCTTCAGGAAAGCAGTGAGCTTTGTTCTGTCAGTGACTAGTAAAGGAAGCAAGAGTGAGCAAGATTAGGGTTACAAGTAAGctacaaacaaaacataaaacaacCTCTTAATCATCAAGGCTTATGCAGTTTGAACTAACCTTGTCTTACCAAACATATAGAGGAAGCAACATAAAATTATCCAAACATAAGAGGGCTACTCAGCAAACATTCATTACAACATGTAGCTCTCAGTACGTGGGCTGTGAAAAACCTGGTTTCCCCCAGAATAAACTAAATGCAACTTAATGGATTTTTCCATTCTCTATGGGCACTTTGAAATATTTACATAAGAGTTTCCAAGTTTTCTGATACTAAAAATATTAGCTTTCCAAGGCTGAAAATCAAGTCTAACTATTCTAGAAAAGTTAAACGGGAAATGAATAACCTTGATATTCTCCTTATACGTAAGAGGACATACGTTACAGAACTGTCTAAAAGCCAAAAGGGAAAGACAATGAATGGAGTCATTGGTGACTAAAGGGAGGCACAGGTACTCAGGGAAATCAGCTGTCACTGGATATTTGACAGAGAGAGTAGATCAAGTTATAACTGATGGGAGCCAGAATGTTGCAGCTGAGTGGGGGATGTTGTGGGCTGTGGCTTGTGGGGCTACAGTGAACGGGATGTATGTCAGAGCTACTGGCATGTCTGTTGAGGCTAGGGGATGGTGGCTGGCATGTATGTGGGATGTGAGGAGCATTCAGGGAGTTGTGTGGGGTGGGATATGTATGGATGGGGGAGCTTTACTGACTAATTTACCGCAGGTGGAGGGGGGGCAATTTCCCCAAGTATACAGGGCCCCAAAATTCTTTAATCCAAGCCTATTTCATGAGgtgttttttcttattttaactgTAGAATCAATACTGCAGGCAGGGGATTAGAATGTTCAATGCTTAATCCCAGTGCATATAATTGCTGAGTGGGCCTATAGATGAAAACTGTGTCAAGAAACAAGCAACTGAATGGACTGAagtaggttgttttgtttttttaaagaaaaaatgtaa is part of the Caretta caretta isolate rCarCar2 chromosome 5, rCarCar1.hap1, whole genome shotgun sequence genome and harbors:
- the SMIM27 gene encoding LOW QUALITY PROTEIN: small integral membrane protein 27 (The sequence of the model RefSeq protein was modified relative to this genomic sequence to represent the inferred CDS: deleted 2 bases in 1 codon) produces the protein MAARSARPSRSVSMVISPCRAPRTRRSARTMAALGRSARDWLYSLILLTIVLLSWGYVIYATRIAARWQLEKDYPDQMLNF